CACCAATGTGCAATTATGCCATAGCCCTCACCAACACAACACATTGCTGGTGGCCGAACATCAAACCCACGGCCGCGGACAGTTTGAGCGCGCATGGGTGAGCGGTACGGGTGATTTAATGTTTTCACTGGGGCTGCTGCTGTCACCCGCACTCATCCCCGCTTTATCGCTTCGGGTCGGCGTGGCTTTGGCACAAGTCTGTGCGGTGCACGACTGGCATGTGCAATTGAAATGGCCGAACGACGTGATTGCCACTCATCCAGATACGGGTCAACGTGGTAAATTGGTTGGCATTTTGGTGCAAAATCAATCGGCCGATGATGGTGAGCATGCTTGGGTGGTCATCGGGGTCGGGGTCAACATTGGCACACGACTACTGCCCAGCACCAGCGATGCCTCCGCATTCCCGCCCATCGGCTTGGCGCAACTGGATGAAACATGGATTCAACCCACAGCTCACCAACGCGAAGAACTCATCATGCAAATTGTCGATACCATATTGGTGCACATCGAAACGGCCTCAACAGCCCCCCATGAGCAACTCGCCCAGACTTGGAATAGCCATGACCTCTGGTATGATCAGCGTTTAACAATGACCGAACCTTCAGGTCAGCACCACATCGGTGTGGGCTGCGGGGTCAATACCGATGGCGCCTATCAAATGAGCATCAACGGCGAAATCCGTTCTTTTTACAGCGGGCAGTTGCGCCCCATCACGGAGCGCGCATGATGCTTCTCATCGACATTGGCAACAGCCGCATCAAATGGCTCATCCAAAGTGAACAACAACCTTTCGACCCCAATACAGCGCCTTTCGCCATCACCCACCATGATGCAGATTGGCTCGCCCAATTGAGCCACGCATGGTCAAATGTGACACGCCCAAAGGCGTGCTTCATCAGCAATGTGGCCTCCAGTGCGCGACTTGAACAGGTGCAACAATTGATCCACACCTTGTTTGGCAACATCAACTCACACATGATTCGACCGCAGAAACACACCGCTCACTTCACCCTCGCTTACGACGAAGTCCAACAAATGGGCGCGGATCGTTTTGCACAACTGCTGGGCGCACAAGCCATTTGCAGCGAACGCAACCACCTCGTCATCAGCGCAGGCACAGCCACCACCATCGACGGCGTACTCGCACATGGCCAACACGTGGGTGGGGTGATCGCCCCCAGCATCGACCTCATGCGCACCAGCCTGCACCAGCACACCGCACGACTGCCCTTGAATGGCGGAGACTTCTCACCGCACAACGCACCTCGCAACACACTCGACGCCTTGGCTTCGGGCGCACGTTTGGCGAGACAAGGCGCTGTTCTATCCTTCATGAGTCACTACATGCCCGACGCGCCCACCCATTGGCTGCTGTGCGGCGGCGGTGCAGAACTGTTGGCGGAAGATTTAGCGACATGGGCTGAACAGCATTCAGCGACAATACAAATCGTACCATCGCTGTGCTTATTGGGCGTGTGGCAATTCAGCCAATCCATTGACTTTTAAATAGGCAGCACCTACTTTACAAGTCGCCATCATTGAATGTGATGAGGGTGACGTATTTGACAAAAATAGTTTAAGCCCTCAATATTTAATCCCACACGTCATTGCGGGCTTGACCCGCAATCTTCAATTCTAGGAAATGCCGCGTCAAGCGAGGCATGACGGATAGACCAATCAATGAAAAACTTATAATTGAGCACACACTGTGTGGCGTATTCAATAAAAACAACTCATGTCTTTAGGGTATGACTACGAGCTAAATATACGAGTCATTTTCCCTATGCCAAGAGGTATAATAAACCACAACAAATTTAAGCCGACTTGTTTTATTTCTTTAAAAACAGGTGCTTATTATTTTTATCAATCAGAATATGCGGCAAAATGAAAGTAAAATATCAGTATTTTTGACGCACAACCTACGTTAGCAAAAAAAGCTGAAAGCAATGAAGCTAGAACTATTTAATAATGCAATGCATAGTATTATCACGCATTAGAACAAATAAGCGTTGCAGAAAGAAATTTACAATCAAACAAGGAATTTGATAATGACGATCATATTGTTCATTGGAAAAATGAAGAGGGGTATGATTCATTTTTCTTGGAAGGCTATAGCAAGCCACCACTAATAACCGCTACAAATTTGTCGTTCTTAATCTAATTTTGGGTCTAGAACTTGTTTTAAAATCATACACTCAAGAAAAAACGTCATCCTCAATATTCAAAGGAAAAAGCGGATATACAATCAACCTTCATGAAGCTTTAAAAATTACACTGGGTTTGAATTTAGCTCTTTTATCAGAACCAGAAAAATTATTAATTGAAAGCGCGTCTAATTTACGCAATCAAATGCAACATTATGAATTCTCGTATGAAATTTCTGAACTAAGGAGGCTTTCACAAGAGTTATACTTGGTAGTATCAAAAATTGTTAGTTCTCTTTTTTCAATCAATCTTGCCGAACATTTTGAATATGACCAGTGGTCAGAAAATGAAGACCCAATTTCCGAGGTAATCAAAAACATTCGCAATAGGCTATATGGCTAATAAGTTGTTGCCCCATAGCCACTGTGTGGCTGGACAATTTTTAAGTCGCAATTTTATGGCTTTGCTGCGCAAAAGTATTCCACAAAACTGCGACTTAAAAACTGCCGTTTAGCTCGGCGTTAAGGCTTCAATCTATGCACAACCGTTTAACTACTGCTCAGGTCGCTTGCGCCGCAGCTTATGCGCTCATTTTCCCAATAAGCAACCTCATTGGCGGCAAGCTCATGATGTTTGGCATCCTGCTCACCTGCCCTTTCTTGATCCTTGCTTGGCCTGGTGGCATGCTTGCGGTTACAATTTTCGGAAGCGAGCAAGCCTATATTTGGGGAGCTGGCCTCATGATCTTTCTACAAGCCCTACCCGTTACCTCGCTCATGAAGATATTTCGCAACAATGCGAAAGCATGATTGCATATTTTCAACGCTCTCTCCTTCGCCCACCAACCAGTTGGTCAAGCGTAATTTAGCCTCTTTGTCGATAGCTTTGAAGCTGGCACTTGCTACTTGTGCGACAGGCATTTAACGTCTTTGGGCAGAAAACCACCTTATTCACATTGGCTATTGAAGCCCAAGGGGTTCAAAAAAAACGATCTACCCACCGTCGCGCAAAAATATGGTTTTTATCAAACTCAATCCTTTTTCCAATGGGTTGCGAATCAGGATGCATTTGCAAGAAACATAAATGATGAGTAACTCCAACTTTCAGGAATATCCGAAAATGCAATACCGCAGTAAGGCTCATTGATGGATTTTGAGGGTTACAAACCAGGGGCTATTCACACCAACCAAGCTCACTCATTGATTCAAATTGAAAATAGAGGTTTTTTCGTCACCATCAAAAAAACCTCACATTTCCCAATATAATCAATCAACTACAGAATCAACATTAACGCCCCCTAGTCTTTGCTCATGCGCGCACGCGCCGCCACAGCGGTATCGGTGTAATCGCTGAAAACCCCATCGACACCCAAGTCAAAAAACAGCGCATATTCATTGTAAGGGTCACCCGCATCGGTGTCCGTCAAATGCTTGGCTTCATTGCGGAAAGTGAACGGATGCAGTGCCAAGCCTGCCGCGTGGGCACGTTTCACCACATCGGTCGCGGGAATGCGTGTTTTAATGCCTGACGCGTCGGTCACATAGGAATCAATGTACACTTTCCACGGGCCAATCCCTTGCGCCACTTGAGCGATTTCTTTCAAATTCGCATCACTCATCATCTCGTTGTATTTACGCGGATCACCTTTTTTGACAAAATCATAGGGTCGCCCGCTGGTCACCGTGCCATCGGCCAACACGTCGTCGCCATCGATCAAATAAATGCGTTTCACGGGGCTGAGCTGCTTCAACACGCGCAAATTGGTCAATTCAAACGATTGGATGTACACGGGCGCATCGGCACGGTTCAAATGGTATGTGCTTAACAGTGCCACCAATTTGGCTTCAAGCGGCAAACCTTTTTCTTGGTGCCATGTCGGGTGTTTGGTTTCAGGGTACACGCCAATTTCACGCCCCAGTTTTTTGCTCACGCGTTCGCGCAATTGCAAAATTTCTTCAAACGTTGGAATTTCAAACTGACCGTTGTACTGCGGATCACGATCAGCGCGTGGCTGTTTGGCTCGCAACGTTTTGATTTGAGCCAAAGTCAAATCACAAGCAAACCAACCCTCTTCATCTTTGCCATCCACGTGCTCAACACGTTTATACGCCGCAAATTCTGGGCGTTCGCTGATGTCGGTGGTGTCTTTTAAATTCGGCTCATGGCGGGCAATCAACACGCCGTCTTTGGTTGACACCAAGTCAGGTTCGATAAAGTCCGCGCCCAATTCGGCCGCACGCTCATAACCTGCCAAAGTGTGGTCAGGAAAATAACCCGCTAAGCCGCGGTGACCAATCACAATCGGTGGCTGACCATTTAAAGTTGCCCATGTTTTTGCCTGCACTTGGGTGCTTAGCCCTGTGCTCAATAAGGTGAAAATGGTCATGATGCGAGTCCAAGATGTTAAATATTGACGTCCATAATGTAGCATAGTTACCCCCAGAAATTGTGATGCACGAACCATGTGCCGTGCTGCACAACAGCATAGGCTGTTACAATGACGGTTGTGTGAATCTAAAAAATACATTCGCACATTGTTATTTTCTACACTCATTAAGTTTAAACATGTTAATCCTTGGCATTGAATCCTCTTGCGATGAAACGGGTGTCGCG
The window above is part of the Ephemeroptericola cinctiostellae genome. Proteins encoded here:
- a CDS encoding biotin--[acetyl-CoA-carboxylase] ligase; protein product: MHNVAQIPPIQLSALQKWWSTHSQASLALHIKYTPQCDSTNVQLCHSPHQHNTLLVAEHQTHGRGQFERAWVSGTGDLMFSLGLLLSPALIPALSLRVGVALAQVCAVHDWHVQLKWPNDVIATHPDTGQRGKLVGILVQNQSADDGEHAWVVIGVGVNIGTRLLPSTSDASAFPPIGLAQLDETWIQPTAHQREELIMQIVDTILVHIETASTAPHEQLAQTWNSHDLWYDQRLTMTEPSGQHHIGVGCGVNTDGAYQMSINGEIRSFYSGQLRPITERA
- a CDS encoding type III pantothenate kinase → MMLLIDIGNSRIKWLIQSEQQPFDPNTAPFAITHHDADWLAQLSHAWSNVTRPKACFISNVASSARLEQVQQLIHTLFGNINSHMIRPQKHTAHFTLAYDEVQQMGADRFAQLLGAQAICSERNHLVISAGTATTIDGVLAHGQHVGGVIAPSIDLMRTSLHQHTARLPLNGGDFSPHNAPRNTLDALASGARLARQGAVLSFMSHYMPDAPTHWLLCGGGAELLAEDLATWAEQHSATIQIVPSLCLLGVWQFSQSIDF
- a CDS encoding glycerophosphodiester phosphodiesterase, producing the protein MTIFTLLSTGLSTQVQAKTWATLNGQPPIVIGHRGLAGYFPDHTLAGYERAAELGADFIEPDLVSTKDGVLIARHEPNLKDTTDISERPEFAAYKRVEHVDGKDEEGWFACDLTLAQIKTLRAKQPRADRDPQYNGQFEIPTFEEILQLRERVSKKLGREIGVYPETKHPTWHQEKGLPLEAKLVALLSTYHLNRADAPVYIQSFELTNLRVLKQLSPVKRIYLIDGDDVLADGTVTSGRPYDFVKKGDPRKYNEMMSDANLKEIAQVAQGIGPWKVYIDSYVTDASGIKTRIPATDVVKRAHAAGLALHPFTFRNEAKHLTDTDAGDPYNEYALFFDLGVDGVFSDYTDTAVAARARMSKD